The sequence below is a genomic window from Chaetodon auriga isolate fChaAug3 chromosome 8, fChaAug3.hap1, whole genome shotgun sequence.
GTTCGGATCTTTTGGAAGATCTTCGTGACCATCTTACTGCTCTGTAAAAAAGAGGCATGATTAGCTACCGAAATAATATCAGCTCGATCTAGATCAACCTCCAACTGCACAGTTTAACATAAAAAGGAGCCATCTGTACCTCTGACAAACCACTTTGAGAACAAACGGCTGCTTATCTCAacaaatttcccataagaatACCTGCAGGGAGAGGAGTGTGCCTGAgtgtattttgaaatgaaaagagtaGGTGTAGTTACTGCTGAAGCGGTTTCACTAAAATGAGGATTGTCTTACCAACTTGACAGTCTGATTGACAGCTTCTGGGCGAGAGCTTTGCAAAGTGATGTTCTCCCTGTGCCCAGAGGTCCTGAATGTGGGCATACACAAAACCATAAATTACTTAGTTTACGCACATTTCTGACACAACCTCAGCCAATTCATGTGAATGTGATTTCTCATTAGTGATTTACCTTGAAGCAGCACAACATGTTTCCATGAAATCAGGCTGCAGTGCATATTCTTGTTGGAGAAGTAAAACGCCGTTTTGACAGAgtccaggagctgcaggaatatgaaaacaatgtgaagtTTAGCCATGTGAAAAACCTGAGCACCTAAGTTTTGACTTCACTCACAAATACCATCCTGTCCCAAATCCCATGGAATTCAGCTGTtcaaaacaaagagagggaaATATTTAGTCAAGATAAAATTTTAAAGAGCCAAAGGGAAAAGAGGGTCTTTCAAGTTGTGCAGGATCAAGGTgaaaatataacacacacacaggatggcAGAGCAGATTAAAATAATGACACTCAATCATCATTATTACGCTAACCGCATCTTTATATTAACGCCAGCATTGATGTCTCTTTCGATTATGCAATACTTATTCTATGGGAGCTTAAAAGCTAGTTACAAAACAACTGTAGTTTTCTCCATAAGAAACAAAGGAGGCTTTGGTCAGGTCGGATTCACAGATGACTGAATGGATTCCAGTGAATTCAAGGGTTTcacaaaaggaaaaagtaacaaacattcacagcaaCTCCTCAAACCACCCCTGTGGCATAGTCCTCTTGTACCAGGGCCCATTCATATTAGAGCCGGGGTTTGCTTAAGACAGATGCAGTGGAATCTGCATATATTTTATCCTCCCAATGTTATGCATGAGGACCGAGACAAGAGCAGTGTTAAGCCATATTTTTATGCCAGTTTGTAACACAAGCATACAAATAGACACATGAAAGCCTGAATCCAAGCTGAAACAGCATCTCCTCTCCTTGAACTTTTTACAGCCACCTTTAAAACCTACTGTCCTTGGTTGCTTCCTGTGTTAAGTCCTGCCTGACTGTCAGACTTCAACTAGAAATAAATCAAACTAAGAAAGCAAGATTTTCTGAACATGACGTTCTGTCCAATGTGCCGAGCTCTCGTCCACACTAGTGTTACCTGTTGGCAGCACTCAGTGATCATATAGGTTCCCGGCAAGCCAACAGCAAATACTGATAAGGAGTTAAAAGTATACTGGCATTCTGCCACAGCACTGACATCAAAATAACATCCCTGTGTTACCATTTGCTCCATATCAATCACAGCCACAGATTCCACATGCATCTGCAGGAAGCTGTCATCAGACACCGTCCTTCTGTTGTCTCCAAAAACCAGGCTGTTGTGATACAGTAGAGCTTTAACACAAAAAATAGTACACAGGAAAGTACAGTATAGCTCCAATTCCATTACATGATAATTGTATTATCATTAAGATAAAAACTGACTATTTTCCCACCTGTAACATCTGATACCATCCTGCATGATTAATGGCATCTAATTTTATTAGtctgacagctttgcacactgttgGTATTATCTTAACCAGCTTCATGATGTAATCAACTGGAATGGTTTTCAATTAACAGCTATGCCCCGTCTAAGGTTAATCAGCAGAATTTCTTACCTTCTTAATACATTTGAGAtcatcagttgtgttgtgcCAAGATAGTGTGGTTATACATGAAACAGCCACATGTGACTGCTCAATTTAGGAAAGAGAAATGACAGGTCCATCATTACTTTAagacatgaaggtcagtcaaTGTGGAGAATTTTAAGAACTTTGAATGTATCTGCAAGGGCAGTCGCGAAAAACCATCAAATActatgatgaaactggctctcatgaggaccGCCCGAGGAAACCAagagttacctctgctgcagtggagaAGTTCATAACGGTTACCAGTCTcagaaattaattaatgataATCTCAGATTACAGCATcataaatgcttcacagagcTCAAGCAGCATTCAGAGGAGACTGAGTGAATCAGGcctttgcaaagaaaacactacTGAAGGAGACCAACAGGAACAAGAGAATTGCTTGGGCCtaaaaacacaaggaatggacattagaccagtggaaatctgtaCTTTGGCTGATGAGTGCTTTGTTTACACTTTTTGTTTACTGCATAACTCcatttgtgttcttttgtaGTTCTGATGTCTTCCAGTATTAATCTGCAATGTAGAAACTAGCAAgtataagaaaaaaacattgaatgagAACTGCACCCAAACTTTTGACTTCTTTTGTAagtaaatgttgaaaaatggGACTTTCATTTAGTTCATGAAGGGTGGGCTGACACAAATTACCAAAGACGTTTTACTGACTTTGCAGAGCTTTATAAGCAGTACTCATCACATGGAGGAGTTAACTTAGCTAATTTACTCAGCGGATAAGTTTGCTTAACCAGAAGGCACTTTTCCATTGCGTGAGCTGGGCAAGTTGGCGATGTTGCAGCTGACTAATGTTAACTTTCCTCAGTGGATAAAGGAAAACAGTTTCTACATCGACAAAACTCAAACCATACCTTTCACCATTTCGGTTATCAGTCCGATAACGTCAGCGGTTCGCTGTGCCAGTAGAAAACCGACAGTCGCTCAAATTCCTCGCGCTGATTTGTTACACCGGAAAtacatcatttgtttttggttATCACATCCGGCTGCCGCTAGCTCTGTTGTTGCAACGACCGGCTAAAGCTGGAGTAACGTTAGCGAGTAGTGGCAAAATATTTTCAGTAAACATAAGACTTCGGATATAAACACGGAGatatggggaaaaaacacaagaaacacaaaccGGAGTGGAGAACAGTTGATGGTACATGAATGCACATTTTACTATTAGTTACCGCACCGCTTTTGTTCCAGCTAGCTtccatcttagcttagcttagctgagcTTAGCTAGGCTAGTAAGCTCAACTGGCAAAGACGATTTAcgttgtctttttgtgtgtgtgtgttttaatctaCACTAATATGCCAAGACGGTGCACATCCCTCTCCACGTTTCCGATGCCGTTGGCGTAAATTAATTTCCTGCGAAAATCCTGTGCTAATTAGTTCGTTATAATTTGATATGATAAgtaggttttgtttgttttttggctgtgCTAGTATGTAAAAGTTAAATCAGCAAGTTAAGTTCTATCTGATTTTCAAGTCTTTGTATCGTTAGTTTGAAATTCCAGTTTAATTTGCTCTGTAAGTAATTTAACGTTACCCGTATACAACCCAGCCACAACATACAGTAGATGTTATGCATAGCTTCTTACATGAACTCTTTGCAATACACAACCTATTTGGTGCATGAAGTAAAAGCAGTGTGATCCAGATCCAGTGTGATCCAAGTCATTACGCAAGTGACAATTGTGTCAGATTTGAGTTCACATAATTTTTTAGCTTTTCAGTGAAAGTTTATGCAcgttatgtttttcttttcttctcctatAACCGGTATCAATCTCATGTGTGTTAATTAGTTCCCCAGGTGATCTAAAGGGAAATCTTCTTAAAGAGGTTATTACACACTGATaagcaagagaaagaaagtgaaccTGGCCTTACAAGCTCAAGCTGTGGATCAGAGAATCCCCTCAAAGAAgagctcatgtattaatatGTTACATGATCTCTAAATAATGTTCTTTATGTAAATTGCACTTTGGCCATTCTTTAAAAATAATCTCTCTAGGCATTTATAATAGCAATAGTGATTTAGACAGGACAATGTAGTAGAGAGAATGTGCATAATAATTTGGAAGATAAAGTGTAGTTCTTTtcataatattaaaaaaagttGTTGCTATCATCAGCAGTTTGGCTTGTAATAACTTCGACATTGTAATTGTTGAGGATATAAAAACATCCTtaatctgaaaaaacaaacatgcttaTTTGCACATgcatatgtttgtttgtgcagtaGTTTGAAATACTGTGTACAAATACCAACATAATTCCACATGCTCACGTAGTCCTTCACCAGCTTTTCACCTTGTTCCATGATTCCTGTCTGACTTATTGGCTTCATCttgattgttttggttgtaGACTATGAGGACAAGGCTCTTGAGAAGCCCCTGAAGCTTGTCCTCAAAGTTGGAGGCAGTGAGGTGACAGAGCTCTCTGGTTCGGGCCATGACTCCAGCTACTATGATGACAGATCGGACCATGAACGAGAACGccacaaagagaagaagaaaaagaagaagaaaaagtctgaaaagGATAAAGACAAATATGTGGACGATGAGGACAGAAGGCGGCGGAAGGTTAGTTTACAGAAGAATATTCCACCTTATAGCTCCTGTCTTTTTTGCCACTATAAGTTAAATTCATCCCATCCTataggaggaaaagaggaagaagagagagcgagagcagaatgaatcagaagcagcagctgctacAGCTGCCACCAGTGCTGGTGTACCTGTTGAACCGTTCACTTTGTCAAAAAGTATAAGTATTGGATTAGAGGTGAGTAAACTTAAGCATGAGAATATGACCATTAAATTCATCATCGTTTCATTAAAAAGTCACTCATGGTATGACTGTATCTCATAAGcctgaagagaagaaaaagaagaaagagagagaatttgAGATGGAGCCTGAAGGAGAGGAGTTTCACCCCAATATTAAGGTGGAAATAGAACAGCAGGGAGACAGACCGGTCCGAGCATGCAGGACGCAACAAGGTAAGAATGCCTGACTATGAGGACAACATCAGAATATTTTTGACAAGTAAACATTACATTGAATTTGGGCAATTATTCAATTGTAAAAGTGctaataaataatttttttttgtttgtttgcccaATGTAGAGAATGAGTCCACTCCTCGCCAACAACTGCTGGAGCACTTTCTGAGGCAGCTGCAGAGGTGAGGAACACTTATTTCAGTCTAATTGTTGCGTTCAGCCTTCTGTTGCCTTAATGCCACAGCACTGCTCCTGAAGAGCAGGAGGCTGACAAAATCTGACTTAATAGATCCAGAAGCATGAAGACTGAGGGTTAAGTAGGGGTTAAGGGTGGGACTGATATTTGTCCCTAGCGATGagttctatttttttttccactaacaGGAACACCAACTAGCACAGTTTACACAATAAATATCACAAATTAATAGGCACGTTGCCATGAAATTTACTGAACACAGTCACACTGCCCAAAagataaagtttttttttgttttggacacATTGAGATTTCTATTTTACTCCACCCTCAGGTCCGAATGTCACCTTTGCATACAACTCATCCTGTTGGCTTATTGACAGATGACATTAAACTAGCTGAGCACATGCATTGATTCATTGTCCTACGGGACAAAGCCCCTTCACATTTTCATGACTCTAATAATAGCAGCATTtgcatttgctgtttgttcCGTGCCACACCTACATGCTAAATATTGTCAGGTGCAATAAACTTGCCACCCTTAAATCTATTTGAGCACAGACCTGAGCTTGTATTATACACTCATACAAGTTGTATGTGACTTTATTGATATATTAGCCATAGTTTACCATTAACACATTCATATTGATCATATTGGCCGGACAGATAATGCGCCCCAGCATGATCAGACAAGAGCACTTGCACTCAAAAAGACAAGCCTAAACAAATGTTAAGGTTGGTGCTGTACTGAATAACACGGACGGGGCATCACTTGTCTTTCCAGGAAAGACCCCCATGGATTCTTCTCATTTCCAGTAACAGATGCGATTGCTCCCGGTTACTCAATGATCATCAAACACCCTATGGACTTCAGCACCATGAAAGACAAGATTAGAAACAATGAGTACAACACAGTTACAGAATTCAAGGTGAGGATACTTttcaacacaaaaaaagagttGGAATGATGAGTGTTCATTACTTTTGAGAGTATTATAAAATTACAAACCTACTTTCTGGCCTTCAGGCGGACTTCAAGCTGATGTGTGACAATGCCATGGTGTACAACCGACCAGAGACTGTCTACTACAAGGCTGCCAAGAAACTGCTCCATACAGGATTCAAGATGATGAGCAAGGTACTGATGTcaaatggaagaaaaataaacaaataatactTCTCTTGTAACCCACCCATTCAATCAATTAGACacacagctttgttttcttaGCTGTCTTGTGGTGTGACTTCATTGAACAGTCATTTGCTGAGACGCTTCACTTCCCTTTGTTTAGCTTTGCTTCCCTTTGTTTAGCTTCCCTTCCCTTTGTTTTAGCTTTTGATCAAATATTTTTACAGGTAATGTTTCACTACAGGTAGGTATGAAATACCTAAATGGAGTAGATCAAAATGTTAGTGTAATATATCAACATATAAAAGTGGAACTTCTGTGATTTGTTGATCCATATATTTCCATAAATTATACACTTAAGTTTTAATTTGTGAATAAGCTTGATggacatcagacagacagactgcagcaacAGTGTCATTTAGAGTCAAATCACAGCATTGCTTCACGTACAGTGAGTCATGGAATATATTCAGTGCACTATGACATTTTCTAATCATGAGCTCTGCACGCTAATAAAACTAATTTGGATGTAGTAACTCAAACAGACTCgttacaggaagtcagccaCTAATGCCAATGCCAATGTCAATTGACCGAGGGTGGATTTAAaacatcactgtcatcacaATCAACTTTCAGCTGTCCCTTTCTACTCCATCTACTCTCTTACCGTATATACACAGGAATATCAGTTAAGCAGACAAAAGTAAGAGTTTCTCCTCTACCCTGTCTACAGGAACGGCTGTTGGCTCTGAAGCGCAGCATGTCTTTCATGCAGGACATGGACTTCACCCAGCAGGCAGCCATTTTGGGAGATGAAGACCTCACAACTGATATACCTCCTCCAGAGATTATCCCCATCCCAGTGGAGTCAGCTAAGAAGTCAAGGAAACAACCAGTCAAAGACATGAAGGAAGTCATCAGGTATTCCTTACTTGTAATATCTAgattaaatgtgactttttgtgTATACTTAAAGAATGAAAGGCAGTTGGAAGCACTAGTGGGGAAGTCCTGAGTTTGTGACGTACTGTGATTGAACACCCTGTCAGTGTAATGAAGTGATAACAGCGTCACTTCTGGTATTTCAGTTATCTGTATGAACCAGAGGGAAACGCTTGCAGCTTGACTGACAGTACAGCAGAGGAGCATGTTCTGGCACTCGTCGAGCATTCTGCAGATGAAGCTCGGGATCGAATCAACAGATACATGCCTAACTCCAAGGTTTCCACTTTACTTATTGTGTATAAATTCCCACTCATACATAATGTTTCCTTCACTTACTCATCTATTTAACATACACTGACAAAGTGGCAGTAGGCTTCCACACTTGAGGAGGTCAGTTTTGACTGAGGTATACTGGTGAAGCAATTAACTGTGTGGGCTTTTCAACTTTTCAGTGTAGTTTGTATTGACActacattttctctgttctgtgATTTCAGATGGGCTACTTGCGTAAAGAGCCAGACAGTTCTCTTCTATATACTGTTGTAAATCAGCTTGATCCTGATGCGGAAGGTTTGTTATCATTGTTTAGTcttttaaacatatttaaaacTCTATGTTCATGCAGCATCTACACTGCATTAGTGTATATGTGATATCTGAGAAAGAGGCATATTGTTCTTGGTTTTTGCAGAAGAGGAGACTCATAAAGTGGATCTGAGTTCCTTGTCAAATAAGCTTCTCCCTGGATTAACGACCTTGGGTTTCAAAGATGACAGGAGACACAAAGGTATGCTGTGAAGTGCTCTTATGTTAATAGCAATTACTAATTGGCACAAAGTCTGTGACTTATAATGGATTAtgcttttttcttgttctgtATAGTAACATTTCTCAGCAGTGCCTACAACGTTCAGACCCTTCAGAAGAACTCCATCTTTCCAGACCTGCTATCTGATGAGGTGGACATGCTCTATTCAGCCTATGGAGATGAGACAGGAGTACAGTGTGCTCTCAGGTAGGTGGACTTTGCTGTCAAAGGTCAGACTGTGATTTGAAATGAGTGGAAATTGTAATTTTGTGCACTTTGACCCTCAGCATACAGGAGTTTGTCAAGGGCTGTGGAAGCGTCACAAAGCATTGGGTTGACAGGCTTCTGGACAAGATGACAGCAGGCGATCACCTcaaagctgtcagtcaaatccGACAGGTATCTGGTTTGTTGCTGATATATCATCCTCTCAGTCTTCAAGGTTGTCTTGACCAGTCCCGCCACAGTCTGGTTCCTGTTATGTGTATGATGCTTATTTTACATTGCAGAAAAGAAACATCATGCTGAAACCTGATGAAACCAAATCCAGCATTTGTGACATTCAGGTATGCTGTAGTTGCTGCTACAAGTGAAGATGCATTTAAATAGTCTTTTGACTGTCTGATTGAAGCGCTGTATTATTGTTCAGATGGCAGACGGCCCTGGCCTGGGAGAGAGTGGCTCGGTCCTGGACTTCATGTCAATGAAGAACTATCCTGATATGTCTCTGGATATATCCATGCTGAACTCATTAGGTGATTATCCCCATCAGCACTCTTAAGTGGCTGCACTTACATGTACACCAGTAATCCACTCATAACCCCATTAAGCCAGTAAGATGTGTCAAGTAGAGTCCATGTAAATGCTAAGCTTACGTTATGTTAATGTGATAATGCTTGTAGCCGTAGAAAGCACAACATGAGATAAGATGTGAGGAGTGGCAGTACTGAAGGGCATTAAAGTCTCAATCCTATTCAAACTCTCAGGGTGAGTTTTTACTACATTTTGCAAATATATGcttactctgaatttgatgcagcatcacctttcaaacaagttgggacaggagaaactaaagactgggaaagatgtggaatgctccaaaaacacctgtttggaacattccactgGTAAACAGGTTAATCGGTAACAGACGCTACCCAGTCGATAAATAATGGCCGAATGGCAGGAAGTTTACACCGCCTcctgcatttgcttttaatattATATCGCATCAACcaacattttgtctttctttcctttttttttggtacaCAAGACCACCAGCGTCACACACAACACTTCTGTTACTTTGATTAACAGTTGCTTCACCTGCCTCCCTTGATATCGTGCGTGATCGTGGAATAAGACATACTGTGATTTTTCTTCGTAATTCTCTGCAATCCTAAAGCTCCTTTATGTGTACTTGCAAGCCAAGCCTTCACTAGAATAGGTGTGCAGTTTTTTCTGTagttcattcatttaatttcctGCAACAGTCTTACCTTCTGACTTTCTTCATCaggtaaaacagtgaaaaaagagCCAGGGAACGAGGAGGGCCAGCAGCACTTCGATGATGCAGACAAACTCCTGCAGGAGTTTCAGGAGGCTCAGGTGGACAGAGTTGGCTCCAGACCCTCGTCCAACCTGTCCTCCCTCTCTAATGCGTCAGAGAGGGACCAGCACCACTTAGGTATCTGCAGTAGGTGTAAGATTACAAGATTAGGTGCTCAGAGTGGAGCTTCACTCATTCTTATTGTTTgataaaacatcacattattGTCAGTGGTATCTGTTATATTCACAGAATAGTAACACCCGTGCAACAACATAATGACCATACTTTGTTTTATCCACAGGGAGCCCATCTCACCTGGGTGTGGGGGACCAGTCTGAAATGGTTCACGATCCCTATGAGTTCCTGCAGTCTCCAGAGCCAGAGAGCACAGCCAACAgctgaccacacacactgcCGCTCTGCCATGCTGGTGTTAACAGCACAGGGGTACTCAGCCtcagactgtaaaaaaaatctgtgggGAGAGCAGGAGCCTCAGACctgtttttaatattaaatatGATTGTACAGAATGTTTGTAGTGTAATTGTATGGTTTTGTATTAGTGcaacacttaaaaataaatgctCACATCTGtatttgtaaatgtgtgtgtgtgtaagtgagtgtcagtaagcaaatgaaaaaactgtGATCAGCAGCATTACACATGCTGTCGTAACTGCTGTAAATGTAGGAACTGTCCTGCAGTACTCATCCAAATTTAGTGCATTTACAGTGAAATGATGTTGAAAGATCGTCTGGCTGAGTCCTCAGACTTCTGCAGCAGTGAATGTCCACACATAGGCTTTAATTGAGCAATATTTGTTATTGTAGGATGTTTCAGTATGTGGAGACCTAATAgagaagtgaaattaaagccaTATGCATGCAGTATACGTTTACGTTCAGCATGATGTTGCATCAGAAacttcagattttatttttgaaagcaGAAGTGTCATGTGCATATCACTTGTTCGCAGTTCCCTCTTGCTTTCTAGAGGAAAAGAGCATTGGCTGTTTTGGGGGGAGCTTTTATTCTCCAGGGCCTGAAAGTATGAAAAAGATCCGCAGGGATTGAGTTTGCGAGGCAGACTACATGCGTGTTCAGTCCGCGAAGGGCCAAGATAGAAAGCTGGTTATCTTGAGGGGAGCCGTCAGTGCGCATGCGCAGTAGGACAGTTTCCATGGCGCTGGGACGACCTGCTGATTGAGTTGTTTCTTCAACTTCTCACTCAGTCCTTCGCTGACATAAATTCAACAACGTTTGTGCCTTTTATCCACTATTACGggtgttttgttgttattttgcgCTGTCCTGGCGGCGTGTGTTAGCTCACCATGTGAATTTTACTTTTTGAAGCACCGACCCGTCTGACAAACTAATCATGGGATATCAAGCGCTGGAAATCTCCGTATGTCTTTGAATAGGAGCCATTGTAACTCTATGATCGCCGTCTTTCCCCCGCAAAAGTAAGTAATTCTTCATGTGTTGAAACATACAGACCTATTTGCCTACTGGGTGTTGCTGGCatgttttaattgtttattaTAAGACGTAAAAATTGAAAATACCCGAGCGGGCGGTGTGTGGATTGAATGCATAATGTGGGGTGAGCTGAGGCAGATAACCTCTGATGAAGGTTAGCTGGAGCTTTAGCAGAAGGGAGGCAACAGTTTCCAGGAAGACACACAGCCAAACGTTTCACCTATTACCTCTTTCACTATATTTCACTCCTAGGTCTAACACTGATGAACAAATAAAATTATTAAtcgctttttttttgttatgaaGTCCACAAATTGTTGATTGTTTGCAGGTTTTTAGTTCATTTGGGTTTAGCACAACGGCCAAGAGCCAAACATGTGATGtcagagcctttttttttttttttttttttttttttttttacacagaaagTGATGTTCCTCAGACTGTggatcagctgttttctgacagACAGATAATATCCCTCTTGTTATTTATACGCAGTGTTGCCTTCGTCATGTGTCGAGGTGGATAAGGTCcactgcctctgtctgtttaaTGTTGTCAAGTCACTGAAAACTAGACTAGTGCAGTTAATGCAACAACTCAGCAAGAAACCCTTCCTTCATTATGATGTTCAGTTTCCGGGCTGTAGTTTGCACTTTGGggcagagctgcaacaattaatcaattctaattactcctctgtgacagtgagctgaatatctttgggttgtggacatTTGAGGACGTCATCTTGGGACTTGGGGAAATACTGATCCA
It includes:
- the trip13 gene encoding LOW QUALITY PROTEIN: pachytene checkpoint protein 2 homolog (The sequence of the model RefSeq protein was modified relative to this genomic sequence to represent the inferred CDS: deleted 1 base in 1 codon; substituted 2 bases at 2 genomic stop codons); this translates as MVKAEFHGIWDRMVFVSEVKTXLLDSVKTAFYFSNKNMHCSLISWKHVVLLQGPLGTGRTSLCKALAQKLSIRLSSWYSYGKFVEISSRLFSKWFLESSKMVTKIFQKIRTTISDKDALVFVLIDGLQILDLVESLTAARVAXQLGREPPDAIRVVNNFLARLDQIKWRSSSFLL
- the brd9 gene encoding bromodomain-containing protein 9; this encodes MGKKHKKHKPEWRTVDDYEDKALEKPLKLVLKVGGSEVTELSGSGHDSSYYDDRSDHERERHKEKKKKKKKKSEKDKDKYVDDEDRRRRKEEKRKKREREQNESEAAAATAATSAGVPVEPFTLSKSISIGLEPEEKKKKKEREFEMEPEGEEFHPNIKVEIEQQGDRPVRACRTQQENESTPRQQLLEHFLRQLQRKDPHGFFSFPVTDAIAPGYSMIIKHPMDFSTMKDKIRNNEYNTVTEFKADFKLMCDNAMVYNRPETVYYKAAKKLLHTGFKMMSKERLLALKRSMSFMQDMDFTQQAAILGDEDLTTDIPPPEIIPIPVESAKKSRKQPVKDMKEVISYLYEPEGNACSLTDSTAEEHVLALVEHSADEARDRINRYMPNSKMGYLRKEPDSSLLYTVVNQLDPDAEEEETHKVDLSSLSNKLLPGLTTLGFKDDRRHKVTFLSSAYNVQTLQKNSIFPDLLSDEVDMLYSAYGDETGVQCALSIQEFVKGCGSVTKHWVDRLLDKMTAGDHLKAVSQIRQKRNIMLKPDETKSSICDIQMADGPGLGESGSVLDFMSMKNYPDMSLDISMLNSLGKTVKKEPGNEEGQQHFDDADKLLQEFQEAQVDRVGSRPSSNLSSLSNASERDQHHLGSPSHLGVGDQSEMVHDPYEFLQSPEPESTANS